The following proteins are co-located in the Imtechella halotolerans genome:
- a CDS encoding M23 family metallopeptidase, whose translation MRILLLFLVVVSSAFSQGHYPKDSFSSPLDIPILLSGTFGELRSNHFHSGLDIKTQQREGLTVYSIAEGYISRIKVSAWGYGKALYITHPNGYTSVYAHLQKFTPEIETYIKKRQYDKKSFEIEIFPSANELPVVQKQAVAYSGNTGGSGGPHLHFEIRETASEKPINPLHFGLKVPDSEAPTILGLFAYPLSDNAHINNTYSTQQLKITKQKDGSFLADSVYAFGTIGFGINAYDRQDKTYNKNGVYKIEMLVNGTSQLSYRFDSFSFDETRLINTLIDYEYLITHRQRVQQSFKIRGNQLSIYERALNDGKLLIDNNTTYNATLLIKDFNNNETVIRIPIQGRTKPKDSIIKAPNSGELLIATREQNYTFPIGSVHFPANTFYDDFYIDLQSDTTTITIHNNKVPVHNFYNLTFDVTKYSEEDKKQLFIAAVNSRGKLSYENTVKKENLFTTRTRTLGKFTLAKDTIPPKIVPVNFKKEQWLTNFRNLQLKITDDLSGISDYKAFINGEWILMEYEPKNNTLTFDFDDFKSKETKHNFELIVTDAVGNSTTFTSTFYRKN comes from the coding sequence ATGCGTATTTTATTGCTTTTTCTAGTCGTTGTTTCATCTGCTTTTTCTCAAGGACATTATCCAAAAGATTCCTTCTCTTCACCATTAGACATACCCATACTCCTATCGGGAACATTTGGGGAACTGAGATCCAATCATTTCCATTCGGGCTTAGACATCAAAACACAGCAACGTGAAGGCCTAACTGTATATTCCATCGCCGAGGGATATATCTCACGAATAAAGGTTAGTGCCTGGGGATATGGAAAGGCTCTTTACATCACACATCCTAATGGATATACGTCAGTATATGCACATTTACAAAAATTCACCCCTGAAATAGAAACCTATATCAAGAAAAGACAATATGATAAAAAATCATTCGAAATAGAAATTTTTCCCTCTGCTAACGAACTACCAGTAGTACAGAAACAAGCAGTTGCCTACAGTGGGAATACAGGTGGTAGTGGAGGACCTCACCTTCATTTCGAAATAAGAGAAACAGCATCTGAAAAACCTATTAACCCGCTCCATTTTGGTTTAAAAGTACCAGATTCAGAAGCACCAACTATTCTAGGATTGTTTGCTTACCCTCTTTCAGATAATGCACATATCAATAATACGTATAGTACTCAGCAACTCAAAATTACCAAACAAAAAGATGGATCTTTTCTAGCCGATTCTGTATATGCTTTTGGAACCATAGGCTTTGGAATAAATGCCTATGACCGCCAGGATAAAACCTATAACAAAAATGGGGTTTATAAAATTGAGATGCTTGTGAACGGAACTTCACAACTAAGCTACCGTTTTGATTCCTTTTCTTTTGATGAAACTCGTTTAATAAATACCCTAATTGATTATGAGTATTTAATAACTCATAGACAACGGGTGCAGCAAAGCTTCAAAATACGTGGAAACCAATTGTCAATATATGAAAGGGCTTTAAATGATGGTAAACTACTAATTGACAACAATACGACCTACAATGCCACCCTTCTTATAAAAGATTTCAACAACAACGAAACAGTGATTAGGATCCCTATTCAAGGCCGCACTAAACCCAAAGACTCAATCATCAAAGCTCCCAATTCCGGAGAATTGCTTATTGCAACGCGTGAACAAAACTATACTTTCCCAATTGGTTCAGTTCATTTCCCGGCCAATACATTTTACGACGATTTTTATATCGATCTACAGAGTGACACTACTACTATTACAATTCATAATAATAAGGTCCCAGTACATAATTTTTACAATCTAACTTTTGACGTTACTAAGTACTCAGAAGAAGATAAAAAACAACTCTTTATAGCTGCAGTAAATTCAAGAGGAAAGCTAAGCTATGAAAACACTGTAAAAAAAGAAAACCTCTTCACCACACGAACTCGCACTTTAGGAAAGTTTACACTAGCAAAAGACACCATACCTCCAAAGATAGTACCGGTTAATTTCAAAAAAGAACAATGGTTAACAAACTTCCGAAACCTACAACTTAAAATAACTGATGACCTCAGTGGAATTTCCGACTACAAAGCTTTCATTAACGGGGAGTGGATTTTAATGGAGTATGAACCCAAAAACAATACGTTAACATTTGACTTTGACGATTTTAAATCAAAAGAAACAAAACATAATTTTGAACTTATTGTAACTGATGCTGTGGGAAATAGCACTACATTTACGTCAACCTTTTATCGGAAAAATTAA
- the lysA gene encoding diaminopimelate decarboxylase has translation MNTKDLLAVASEFGSPLYVYDAEKITSQYNRLTKAFKNVPQLRINYAVKALSNISILKLLNSLGSGLDTVSIQEVKLGLLAGCKPEDIIYTPNGVSLEEIEEVAALGAQINIDNLSILEQFGSKHPNIPVCIRINPHVMAGGNSNISVGHIDSKFGISIHQTPHILRIVENTGMRVNGIHMHTGSDILDIEVFLYAAEILFEAAKNFKDLDFLDFGSGFKVPYKSGDIETNVEELGEKLTKRFNEFCKSYGKELTLAFEPGKFLVSEAGYFLAKVNVVKQTTSTVFAGVDSGFNHLIRPMLYGASHQIENLSNPKGRERFYSVVGYICETDTFASNRRINEITEGDILCFKNAGAYCFTMASNYNSRFRPAEVLWYKGQAHLIRQRETLDDLVRNQIDVSIPLQQKEKVTAK, from the coding sequence ATGAACACAAAAGATTTATTGGCTGTTGCCTCAGAGTTTGGCAGCCCATTGTATGTTTACGACGCGGAGAAAATCACTTCTCAATACAATCGTCTCACTAAAGCATTCAAAAACGTACCTCAACTGCGTATTAATTATGCTGTAAAAGCGTTATCCAATATTTCAATTCTAAAACTACTTAATAGCCTAGGGAGTGGTTTAGATACTGTTTCTATACAAGAGGTGAAATTAGGTCTGCTTGCTGGATGCAAACCAGAAGATATAATTTACACACCGAATGGAGTTTCCCTTGAAGAAATAGAAGAAGTAGCTGCATTAGGTGCTCAAATTAATATAGACAACCTGTCTATATTAGAGCAATTTGGTAGTAAACACCCAAACATCCCAGTTTGTATTCGTATTAATCCACATGTAATGGCCGGAGGAAATAGTAATATTTCTGTGGGTCATATTGACTCAAAATTCGGTATAAGCATCCATCAAACACCACACATCTTACGTATTGTAGAGAATACAGGAATGCGAGTTAATGGTATTCATATGCACACTGGAAGTGATATTCTGGACATTGAAGTGTTCCTTTATGCTGCAGAAATTTTATTTGAAGCTGCGAAAAATTTCAAGGATTTAGATTTTTTAGATTTCGGTAGTGGCTTTAAGGTTCCCTATAAATCAGGTGATATTGAAACCAATGTTGAAGAACTTGGAGAAAAGCTAACCAAACGCTTCAATGAATTTTGTAAAAGCTATGGAAAAGAGCTAACCCTAGCATTTGAACCTGGAAAATTCCTAGTGAGTGAAGCAGGTTACTTTTTAGCCAAAGTAAACGTTGTAAAGCAAACCACCTCTACCGTTTTTGCAGGAGTTGACAGTGGCTTCAATCACTTAATCCGCCCCATGCTTTATGGAGCATCCCACCAAATAGAAAATCTATCAAACCCTAAAGGAAGAGAGCGTTTCTATTCAGTAGTAGGTTACATTTGCGAAACTGACACCTTCGCTAGTAATCGACGAATTAACGAAATCACAGAAGGGGATATACTTTGCTTTAAAAATGCAGGTGCCTATTGTTTTACTATGGCTAGCAATTACAACTCCAGATTCCGCCCTGCAGAAGTATTATGGTATAAAGGACAAGCGCACCTAATTAGACAACGTGAAACCCTAGATGATTTAGTTCGAAATCAAATAGATGTTTCTATACCACTTCAACAGAAAGAGAAAGTTACAGCAAAATAA
- a CDS encoding cell division protein ZapA produces the protein MDDKLKIKLSIADRVYPLTINPNQEEGLRKATKKIEELIKQFEQNYAVRDKQDVLAMCALQFAAQVEQKSIDNEHSHAELEERLRALNQLLQEQLSS, from the coding sequence ATGGATGACAAACTAAAAATCAAGCTCTCCATCGCTGACAGGGTGTACCCATTAACAATAAACCCAAATCAGGAGGAAGGATTGCGTAAAGCGACCAAAAAAATTGAGGAGCTGATTAAGCAGTTTGAACAAAACTATGCGGTACGTGATAAGCAAGATGTATTAGCGATGTGTGCTTTGCAATTTGCGGCTCAAGTAGAACAGAAAAGTATCGATAACGAGCATTCTCATGCGGAATTAGAAGAACGTCTAAGGGCGCTCAATCAACTTTTGCAAGAACAACTTAGTTCATAA
- a CDS encoding cell division protein ZapB — protein sequence MSDFSEIVDSLENRISKLLHKMELLKQQNQELSEELTVCKHKNDQLHQQVANWEGRYNALKLTNSMLGSNDNKTEAKLKINTLIREIDACIAQLSD from the coding sequence ATGAGTGACTTCTCAGAAATAGTTGATTCTCTTGAAAATAGAATTAGTAAGCTCCTCCATAAAATGGAATTGCTGAAGCAACAAAATCAAGAACTTTCAGAAGAATTGACTGTTTGTAAACATAAAAATGACCAATTGCACCAACAGGTGGCTAATTGGGAGGGGAGGTACAATGCACTCAAGCTTACTAATTCAATGCTTGGTAGTAATGATAATAAAACTGAGGCAAAACTCAAGATAAATACTTTAATCAGGGAAATAGATGCGTGTATAGCACAACTTTCTGATTAG
- a CDS encoding TonB-dependent receptor: MKKAFLLLLFLNSAPFFLLGQTATLRGIVLSENNKPLEAVNITYNQQGTLSNENGYYELKIPANTTVQISFSHLGFKPIILNLILKNGEDREFNPIMKNRVEQIGEVVIAQNHRKIVEGITNLSPEQIRKLPGANPGVENLLKSLPGVNSNNELSTQYSVRGGNFDENLVYVNEIEIYRPFLIRSGQQEGLSFINPDLIQNIDFSSGGFKSQYGDKLSSVLDITYKKPIDFGISLQASLLGGSVTIETADINSKFTTISSVRYRDNSLLVNSKETETNFRPRFIDGQTLLSYNLSGKVQLNFFGNISINDYDYKPLTRQTNFGTLQNPIALIVQYQGQEKTNYQTALGALKANFFINKNLTLKIITSTHHATEQENFDILASYALGEVNTDIGDQEFGNASFTQAIGSQLNHARNKLDALIFNTEHKGVLTLNNHQFDWGIKYTHEDIRDRLVEWEVIDSAGFVIRPPLEELQNQQPYRPYQAPLVPYQSVRATNFTQINRISGYTQWSHHTEFGKHQAYINTGIRVHKWNIWSEDKKESSQIVVSPRAQFSLKPNWKHDMLFRVSGGWYYQPPMYRELRDSIGYVNTKVKAQKSIHFVAGNEYSFRIWNRPFKLTSEIYYKKLTNVNTYTLENVRIRYRASTDAKAYAYGFDTRLHGEFVPGTDSWFSFGYMKTEENIRNQGYIARPTDQRLKFAVLFQDYMPAIPNLKLYLNMVYNTGLPGGSPSYADPYQFQSRLPDYKRADLGLSHIIVGNNKLSKKNWLNRFKELTLGFEIFNVFDMQNSITNTWVRDASTSRQYGIPNYMTGRVFNVKINAQL, encoded by the coding sequence GTGAAAAAAGCCTTCTTGCTTCTTTTATTTTTAAACTCAGCCCCCTTCTTTTTGTTGGGTCAAACAGCGACATTACGAGGAATAGTGTTGAGTGAAAATAACAAGCCATTGGAGGCCGTAAATATAACTTACAATCAACAAGGAACCTTGTCGAATGAAAATGGTTATTATGAACTAAAAATACCTGCAAATACCACTGTTCAAATTTCTTTTTCCCATCTTGGTTTTAAACCTATTATATTAAACCTTATTTTAAAAAATGGAGAAGACCGCGAGTTTAATCCTATAATGAAAAACAGAGTAGAACAAATAGGAGAAGTTGTAATTGCTCAAAATCACCGAAAAATTGTAGAGGGTATAACCAACCTATCCCCAGAACAAATCCGAAAATTACCTGGTGCTAATCCAGGAGTTGAAAATCTTTTAAAATCATTACCTGGAGTTAATTCTAATAACGAACTTAGCACACAATATTCAGTTCGCGGTGGTAATTTCGATGAGAATTTAGTCTACGTTAACGAAATTGAAATATACCGTCCTTTCCTTATAAGATCAGGACAACAGGAAGGATTAAGCTTCATTAATCCTGATTTAATTCAAAATATTGATTTTTCCTCTGGAGGTTTCAAATCTCAATATGGGGACAAGCTATCTTCCGTGCTTGATATAACCTATAAAAAACCCATCGATTTTGGCATTTCATTGCAAGCAAGTCTTCTTGGAGGAAGTGTGACCATTGAGACTGCCGACATTAATAGTAAATTCACTACAATAAGCAGTGTAAGATATAGAGACAACAGTCTTTTGGTCAACTCTAAAGAAACAGAAACGAACTTTAGACCTCGCTTTATTGACGGACAAACTCTATTATCTTACAATCTTTCAGGAAAAGTTCAATTGAATTTTTTTGGCAACATATCTATTAACGACTATGACTACAAACCACTTACAAGACAAACTAATTTTGGTACTCTCCAAAATCCGATAGCACTTATCGTACAATATCAAGGACAAGAGAAGACCAACTACCAAACGGCTTTGGGTGCACTAAAAGCTAACTTTTTTATCAATAAAAACCTAACACTTAAGATAATCACTTCAACACATCATGCTACTGAACAAGAAAATTTTGATATTCTAGCTTCGTACGCCTTAGGAGAAGTAAATACAGACATTGGAGATCAAGAATTCGGAAATGCTTCCTTTACTCAAGCCATTGGATCCCAACTTAATCATGCACGAAATAAACTGGATGCACTAATTTTTAACACAGAACATAAAGGAGTACTTACCCTAAATAATCATCAATTTGATTGGGGAATAAAGTACACTCATGAAGACATCCGGGACAGACTCGTTGAATGGGAAGTGATTGATTCTGCGGGCTTCGTAATTCGCCCTCCTCTCGAAGAACTTCAAAACCAACAACCCTATCGTCCTTACCAAGCACCACTAGTACCCTACCAAAGTGTACGAGCAACTAATTTCACCCAGATTAATCGCATTTCCGGATATACTCAATGGAGCCATCATACCGAATTTGGAAAACACCAAGCATACATTAATACTGGAATAAGGGTTCATAAATGGAATATATGGTCTGAAGACAAAAAGGAGAGTTCACAAATAGTGGTAAGCCCCAGAGCTCAATTTTCATTAAAACCTAATTGGAAACACGATATGCTTTTTCGTGTCTCTGGCGGTTGGTACTATCAACCACCCATGTATAGAGAACTTCGAGATTCAATTGGCTATGTCAACACCAAGGTGAAAGCTCAAAAGTCTATTCATTTTGTTGCAGGAAATGAATACAGTTTCCGAATCTGGAATCGACCATTTAAACTAACCTCTGAGATTTATTATAAAAAATTAACGAACGTTAATACCTATACTTTAGAAAATGTACGAATTCGCTATCGTGCTAGTACCGACGCTAAGGCGTACGCCTATGGTTTTGATACGAGACTACATGGTGAATTTGTTCCAGGAACAGATAGTTGGTTCAGCTTTGGCTATATGAAGACTGAAGAAAACATAAGAAATCAAGGTTATATTGCCCGACCTACCGATCAACGTCTTAAATTTGCAGTATTATTTCAGGATTATATGCCCGCCATTCCCAATCTGAAATTATATTTAAACATGGTATACAACACAGGACTACCAGGAGGTTCCCCAAGTTATGCAGATCCCTATCAATTCCAATCTCGATTACCTGATTATAAAAGGGCTGATTTAGGACTCTCTCATATAATTGTTGGCAACAACAAACTTTCAAAGAAGAATTGGTTAAATAGGTTTAAAGAACTTACTTTGGGCTTTGAAATATTCAACGTTTTTGATATGCAAAATTCCATAACCAATACCTGGGTAAGAGATGCATCAACCTCTCGTCAATATGGCATACCTAATTACATGACTGGAAGAGTGTTTAACGTCAAAATAAATGCACAATTATAA
- a CDS encoding NAD-dependent epimerase/dehydratase family protein, protein MKILITGAAGFIGSHTAEYFAKLGHTVYGLDNFSSYYDISLKKMNAQDIVNQGVTLIEADLLDDLSTLLPKDIDYIFHFAAQPGISATTSLDEYVRNNIFATQHLLNWAINDAKNVKLFVNIATSSIYGKEATLPETALPEPISYYGTSKLAAEQLVLGEQRVGKIKACSLRLYSVYGPRERPEKLYTKLIKAIFEDTSFPLFKGSEKHSRSFTYVGDIVKGVAAVVGREDLVDGEIINIGSNIEYTTQDGINLVEEIIGKKALIEVTPPRPGDQLRTTALIDKAQELLNYMPTTSFKEGLQAQVAWYKEKFIK, encoded by the coding sequence ATGAAAATATTAATCACAGGAGCTGCAGGCTTCATAGGTTCACATACAGCAGAATATTTCGCCAAACTTGGACATACAGTTTATGGTCTTGATAACTTCTCAAGCTACTATGATATTTCGTTAAAAAAAATGAACGCTCAAGACATTGTGAACCAAGGGGTAACTTTAATTGAAGCGGATTTATTAGATGACCTAAGCACCCTACTACCCAAGGATATTGATTATATTTTTCATTTCGCGGCACAACCAGGCATTTCCGCCACCACTTCACTAGATGAATACGTACGAAACAATATTTTTGCCACGCAACATTTACTAAATTGGGCTATCAATGATGCAAAAAACGTAAAACTCTTTGTTAATATAGCCACATCTTCTATATACGGTAAAGAAGCAACCCTGCCTGAAACGGCTCTTCCTGAACCTATTTCCTACTATGGAACATCCAAATTAGCTGCTGAACAATTAGTACTTGGAGAACAACGAGTAGGAAAAATAAAAGCCTGCTCTTTAAGGCTTTATTCTGTATATGGACCAAGGGAACGTCCGGAAAAATTGTACACTAAACTTATCAAAGCTATTTTTGAAGACACCTCATTCCCTTTATTCAAGGGAAGTGAAAAACACTCACGTAGCTTTACCTATGTTGGAGACATTGTAAAAGGTGTTGCTGCAGTTGTTGGTCGTGAAGATCTGGTAGACGGAGAAATAATCAACATTGGATCCAACATCGAATACACTACTCAGGACGGTATTAACCTCGTTGAAGAAATTATTGGTAAAAAAGCTCTTATTGAGGTCACTCCTCCTCGTCCTGGTGATCAACTTCGGACCACCGCTTTAATTGACAAGGCCCAGGAATTATTAAATTATATGCCAACCACCTCATTTAAAGAAGGACTCCAGGCCCAAGTTGCTTGGTATAAGGAAAAATTTATAAAATAA
- a CDS encoding glycosyltransferase family 2 protein, which produces MKDLSITVIISTYNAEEWLEKVLIGYSKQTYKNFDVIIADDGSRESTKELIESYKKSFPVNLTHLWHEDQGYRRQEILNVAITEATNEYIIMTDGDCIPRKDFVAVHAQYAKEGRFLSGGYCKLSMKLSTLITKEDIETEKCFDLNWLKSHDKVGFSQALKLGSGKTAASLLDIITPTNASFNNCNSSGWKKDMIAINGYDERMKYGGPDRELGERLENYGIKGFQIRHKAICLHLDHPRGYKTSESLKKNLEIRAEVKKHKKAWTPYGIIKEATK; this is translated from the coding sequence ATGAAAGACCTCAGTATAACTGTCATTATCAGCACTTATAACGCCGAAGAATGGCTAGAAAAAGTTCTTATAGGCTATTCCAAACAAACCTATAAAAACTTCGACGTAATTATTGCTGATGACGGCTCAAGAGAGTCTACCAAAGAATTAATCGAATCTTATAAAAAATCATTTCCAGTCAACTTAACGCATCTATGGCATGAGGATCAAGGCTATAGAAGACAAGAAATACTAAATGTTGCCATCACTGAGGCTACAAATGAATACATTATAATGACCGATGGAGATTGCATTCCAAGAAAAGATTTTGTTGCGGTTCACGCCCAATATGCTAAAGAAGGTAGATTTCTTTCCGGAGGATATTGTAAATTAAGTATGAAACTAAGTACACTAATCACCAAGGAAGATATCGAAACTGAGAAATGCTTTGATTTAAACTGGCTAAAATCTCATGACAAAGTAGGATTTTCTCAAGCGTTAAAGCTTGGAAGTGGAAAAACAGCAGCTTCCTTACTAGACATTATAACACCTACAAATGCCTCATTCAACAATTGCAATTCGTCAGGTTGGAAGAAAGATATGATTGCTATAAATGGATATGATGAACGAATGAAATATGGCGGGCCAGATAGAGAATTGGGAGAACGGTTGGAAAATTATGGAATTAAAGGATTTCAAATTAGGCACAAAGCCATTTGCCTTCACTTAGATCATCCTCGAGGATATAAAACTTCTGAATCTTTAAAGAAAAACCTAGAGATACGTGCCGAAGTCAAAAAGCACAAAAAAGCATGGACACCTTATGGCATCATAAAAGAGGCTACTAAATAA
- the sucC gene encoding ADP-forming succinate--CoA ligase subunit beta has translation MNLHEYQGKEILSSFGVRIQRGIVAHNPQEAVAAAKQLTAETGTQWHVIKAQIHAGGRGKGGGVKLAKNLQQVEEIAGQIIGMNLITPQTSAEGKKVHQVLIAEDVYYPGPSETSEFYVSVLLDRAKGKNMIMYSTEGGMDIEEVAENTPHLIFTEEIDPAVGIMPFQARRIAFNLGLDGNAFKEMTKFVTALYTAYVESDASLFEINPVLKTSDDKIMAVDAKVTIDDNALYRRPTYAEMRDLREENPIEVEAKAVGLNYVALDGNVGCMVNGAGLAMATMDLIKQAGGDPANFLDVGGTADAKRVETAFRIILKDPKVKAILVNIFGGIVRCDRVAQGIVDAYKNMGDEIKVPIIVRLQGTNAEIAKELIDNSGLAVHSAVQFQEAADKVKEVLS, from the coding sequence ATGAATTTACACGAATACCAAGGAAAAGAGATATTGTCAAGTTTTGGTGTACGCATTCAACGTGGAATTGTGGCTCATAATCCTCAAGAAGCGGTAGCTGCGGCCAAACAATTAACGGCTGAAACCGGAACCCAATGGCATGTAATTAAAGCACAAATTCATGCAGGTGGTCGCGGAAAAGGCGGTGGTGTAAAATTGGCTAAAAATTTACAACAAGTAGAAGAAATAGCTGGTCAAATCATTGGAATGAATTTGATTACTCCTCAAACATCTGCTGAAGGTAAAAAAGTACATCAGGTGTTGATTGCTGAAGATGTGTACTATCCAGGGCCAAGCGAAACGTCAGAGTTTTATGTTTCTGTACTTTTGGATCGCGCCAAAGGGAAGAATATGATTATGTATTCAACAGAAGGTGGGATGGATATAGAAGAGGTAGCTGAAAATACTCCTCACCTTATTTTTACCGAAGAAATAGATCCGGCTGTAGGTATCATGCCTTTCCAAGCTAGAAGAATTGCTTTTAACTTAGGATTGGACGGTAATGCATTTAAAGAAATGACCAAGTTTGTTACAGCATTGTATACTGCTTATGTTGAGTCTGATGCAAGTTTGTTTGAGATTAATCCAGTCTTAAAAACATCTGATGACAAGATCATGGCGGTTGATGCTAAAGTAACCATCGATGATAATGCGTTGTACAGAAGACCTACCTATGCAGAAATGCGTGATTTGCGTGAGGAAAATCCAATTGAAGTAGAGGCAAAGGCGGTTGGTCTTAACTATGTTGCTCTTGATGGTAATGTTGGTTGTATGGTAAATGGAGCTGGTTTAGCAATGGCCACTATGGATTTAATTAAGCAAGCTGGAGGTGATCCTGCAAACTTTTTAGATGTAGGTGGTACAGCAGATGCTAAACGTGTTGAGACTGCGTTCCGAATTATCCTAAAGGATCCTAAGGTAAAGGCTATTTTGGTTAATATCTTCGGTGGTATTGTTCGTTGTGATCGAGTGGCGCAAGGAATTGTAGATGCCTATAAAAATATGGGAGATGAAATAAAAGTTCCTATTATTGTTCGTCTACAGGGTACAAATGCTGAAATTGCAAAAGAACTTATCGATAACTCTGGTTTAGCTGTACATTCAGCAGTTCAATTCCAAGAGGCTGCCGATAAAGTAAAAGAAGTTTTATCGTAA
- the rny gene encoding ribonuclease Y, whose protein sequence is MIEVLIGIGGLAAGFIAAKVLEKGNASKTVLAAKKEAESVLREAKIEGENIKKDKIFQAKEKFLELKAEHEKVIIAKDKKIAEAEKRTRDKEAQVSNELAQSKKLTDELESKIKDYDYRLEFVEKKQAEVERLHKSQVEQLEVISGLSAEDAKAQLIESLKSDARSDAMSYIQNTLEEAKLTAQQEAKKVIINTIQRIGTEEAVENCVSVFNLESDDVKGRIIGREGRNIRALEAATGVEIIVDDTPEAIILSCFDSVRREVARLSLHKLVTDGRIHPARIEEVVQKTTKQIEEEIIEVGKRTVIDLGIHGLHPELIKAVGRMKYRSSYGQNLLQHSREVAKLCGVMAAELGLNPKMAKRAGLLHDIGKVPDTETETPHALLGMEWAEKYGEKPEVCNAIGAHHDEIEMKSLLAPIVQVCDAISGARPGARRQVLDSYIQRLKDLEDTAFSFNGVKKAYAIQAGRELRVIVESEKVSDDKAAELSFNLSQKIQTDMTYPGQVKVTVIRETRAVNIAK, encoded by the coding sequence ATGATAGAAGTATTAATAGGAATTGGAGGTCTAGCAGCTGGTTTTATAGCGGCTAAGGTCCTTGAAAAAGGGAATGCTTCCAAGACAGTTTTAGCGGCAAAAAAAGAAGCTGAAAGTGTTTTGAGAGAAGCTAAAATAGAGGGTGAAAACATAAAAAAGGATAAGATATTTCAAGCTAAAGAAAAGTTTTTAGAGCTTAAAGCAGAGCATGAAAAAGTTATTATCGCAAAAGATAAAAAGATAGCCGAGGCGGAAAAGCGTACACGTGACAAAGAAGCTCAGGTATCAAATGAGTTAGCTCAATCTAAAAAGCTAACAGATGAGCTGGAAAGTAAAATCAAAGATTATGATTATCGCCTGGAGTTTGTTGAAAAAAAGCAAGCTGAGGTAGAGAGGCTACACAAGAGTCAAGTTGAACAATTGGAAGTGATTTCAGGACTTTCAGCTGAGGATGCTAAGGCTCAATTGATAGAATCATTGAAATCAGATGCACGAAGCGATGCGATGTCCTATATTCAAAATACCCTTGAAGAGGCTAAGCTTACGGCTCAACAAGAAGCTAAGAAAGTAATTATTAATACAATTCAGCGTATAGGGACTGAAGAGGCGGTTGAAAATTGTGTATCCGTATTCAATTTAGAGTCTGATGATGTAAAGGGAAGGATTATTGGTCGAGAAGGTAGAAATATTAGAGCCTTAGAAGCCGCTACTGGAGTTGAAATAATTGTCGATGACACTCCTGAGGCTATCATTTTATCATGTTTTGATTCAGTTCGAAGAGAAGTAGCACGTTTGTCTTTACATAAATTGGTTACCGATGGACGAATTCACCCAGCACGTATTGAAGAGGTGGTGCAGAAGACAACCAAACAGATAGAAGAAGAGATTATAGAGGTAGGTAAAAGAACTGTAATTGATTTAGGTATTCATGGATTACATCCTGAATTGATTAAGGCTGTAGGTCGAATGAAGTACCGTTCTTCTTATGGTCAAAATCTATTGCAACACTCGCGTGAAGTTGCTAAACTTTGTGGGGTTATGGCAGCCGAATTGGGATTAAATCCAAAAATGGCCAAACGTGCTGGATTATTGCATGATATTGGAAAAGTGCCAGATACTGAAACGGAAACACCACACGCATTGTTGGGTATGGAATGGGCTGAAAAGTATGGTGAAAAACCAGAGGTTTGTAACGCCATTGGAGCCCACCATGATGAAATAGAGATGAAGTCCTTATTAGCACCAATCGTTCAGGTATGTGATGCTATAAGTGGAGCGCGTCCTGGAGCTCGTCGACAAGTGTTAGACTCTTATATTCAACGATTGAAGGATTTGGAAGATACAGCCTTCTCATTCAATGGTGTGAAAAAGGCCTATGCTATTCAAGCTGGTCGTGAGTTGCGTGTAATAGTAGAGAGTGAGAAAGTAAGTGATGATAAGGCAGCTGAGTTGTCATTTAATTTATCTCAAAAGATTCAGACAGACATGACGTATCCTGGACAAGTGAAAGTTACAGTTATTCGCGAGACACGTGCTGTTAATATTGCAAAATAA